One window of Drosophila busckii strain San Diego stock center, stock number 13000-0081.31 chromosome 3L, ASM1175060v1, whole genome shotgun sequence genomic DNA carries:
- the LOC108599204 gene encoding uncharacterized protein LOC108599204: MLHQWKRAEVELMLKLYIKYKSGNHSGRTRVWENVVKEMQSRGVYHCNMQPDRKFHCLMSTYYKTKKRLQGQSPVARKSKWYYFNIMKSIAEAADEPAYDDDDKDAVICLDDIETDDDDDIDIEQLMLAIDQPTASEVDSAYSNLNEALKFSGVKQLVAIREDLEQTNALQEESNELLKQNNELMEKFLARRTK; encoded by the exons ATGTTAC ACCAATGGAAACGCGCAGAAGTCGAATTAATGCTGAAgctgtatataaaatacaagtcTGGTAATCACTCTGGCCGAACGAGAGTTTGGGAAAATGTGGTTAAGGAAATGCAAAGTCGTGGAGTTTATCACTGCAATATGCAACCGGATCGTAAATTTCATTGCTTAATGTCCacatattataaaacaaaaaaacgctTACAAGGTCAAAGTCCAGTTGCTAGAAAATCAAAATGGTACTACTTTAATATTATGAAAAGCATAGCTGAGGCCGCTGATGAGCCTGCATATGATGATGACGATAAAGATGCAGTAATTTGCTTAGATGACATTGAAaccgatgatgatgatgatattgATATAGAGCAGCTAATGCTGGCCATAGATCAGCCGACAGCTAGTGAAGTTGACTCGGCTTATAGCAACTTAAACGAAGCGCTGAAATTTTCGGGTGTAAAGCAGTTGGTAGCCATACGTGAGGACTTGGAGCAAACCAATGCGCTACAAGAAGAGAGCAACGAGTTGCTTAAGCAGAATAATGAACTTATGGAAAAATTTTTAGCGCGGcgtacaaaataa
- the LOC108599309 gene encoding kinesin-like protein KIF21A, with the protein MMSHKWSRQETKMLLEMIIAHNPTSLALKTRLWHKVVKEMQLMGATNINVRNVDRKFRNMMRTYRDNKRRIEHAGVPYSNWEFYPMMQFITKDWRFSAADESNDKTYVEATDESNEQTYVEATDESNDERYVEATDESKEKTEVEVEVEEFDDKLLLEADEEEEEEDDDDVVCIDDDIEIKSDIDLEPTQIMEHANTADDEARDVDIDAAYGNMEELEFQRVEQLTAIRALLEQSAVLQQERNELLHKRNQLMEQYLSAKRRRN; encoded by the exons ATGATGTCAC ACAAATGGAGTCGCCAGGAAACCAAAATGTTATTGGAAATGATCATAGCACACAATCCCACTAGTCTGGCGTTGAAAACGCGCTTGTGGCATAAAGTTGTGAAGGAAATGCAATTGATGGGCGCTACCAATATAAATGTAAGGAATGTGGATCGTAAATTTCGCAACATGATGCGCACCTATCGCGATAACAAACGACGCATAGAACATGCTGGAGTGCCCTACAGTAATTGGGAATTCTATCCCATGatgcaatttataacaaaagatTGGCGCTTCTCAGCAGCAGATGAGTCGAATGATAAGACGTATGTGGAAGCTACAGATGAGTCGAATGAACAGACGTATGTGGAAGCTACAGATGAGTCGAATGACGAAAGGTATGTGGAAGCTACAGATGAGTCGAAGGAAAAAACTGAGGTGGAAGTTGAAGTTGAGGAATTCGATGACAAACTGCTATTGGAGGctgatgaagaagaagaagaagaagatgaCGATGATGTAGTTTGCATCGATGATGATATTGAAATCAAAAGTGATATTGATTTGGAGCCTACACAAATTATGGAACATGCCAACACAGCTGATGATGAAGCGCGCGATGTTGATATTGACGCTGCCTATGGCAATATGGAAGAGCTAGAGTTTCAGCGCGTTGAACAGCTGACGGCTATACGCGCGTTATTGGAACAATCAGCTGTTTTACAGCAAGAACGCAACGAGCTGCTGCACAAAAGAAATCAGTTAATGGAGCAGTATCTAAGTGCGAAGCGGcgtagaaattaa
- the LOC108598845 gene encoding uncharacterized protein LOC108598845 isoform X2 yields MPKEDPFVNRAQLLKAIKKYPEIWDSNNKLHLCRSVTSPMWNEIAEQFGGHVPTVKLQSIWSQMKYHYHNLVHRQILHKDRFNTKWEHFEPMSFMYNITVAKIVGSQTAAGSAADDNELQMGEGDSAMLPTPTPPPPPLPSASHGRGRPSGSFSWLQSAATATPTPTHVPQLLEPPPAPVVYTAFTGLVPPAVVSVEASSTPMRKLGRPSSLHNSMRGKIIDAIKARPALWAGRQRSEKGQGQSRTSAVWKEAAHEMGLTPNSTCSPNADTLVHYQAALCGRAAEGATCAVRSTAIPLQLGAL; encoded by the exons ATGCCCAAGGAGGATCCGTTTGTGAATCGCGCTCAGCTGCTGAAGGCCATCAAGAAGTATCCAGAGATCTGGGACTCCAACAATAAGCTGCATCTATGCCGCAGTGTTACCTCGCCCATGTGGAACGAGATCGCCGAGCAGTTTGGCGGTCATGTGCCTACAG ttaaaCTGCAATCGATTTGGAGTCAAATGAAGTATCACTACCACAATCTGGTGCATCGCCAGATACTGCACAAGGATCGCTTCAACACCAAGTGGGAGCACTTTGAGCCCATGTCctttatgtataatataaCGGTAGCCAAGATAGTGGGCAGccaaactgctgctggcagcgctgccgacGACAATGAACTGCAAATGGGCGAGGGCGACTCTGCTATGCTGCCgacgccaacgccgccgccgccgccactgcccAGCGCTTCACATGGACGTGGACGTCCCAGTGGCAGCTTCAGCTGGCTGCAGTCCGCAGctacagccacgcccacgcccacacatgTGCCGCAACTGCTGGAGCCACCGCCAGCGCCTGTTGTCTATACCGCCTTTACGGGACTGGTGCCGCCCGCTGTGGTTAGCGTGGAGGCGAGCAGCACGCCCATGCGCAAGCTGGGCAGGCCCAGTTCCTTGCACAACAGCATGCGTGGCAAAATTATTGATGCCATCAAGGCACGCCCCGCTCTGTGGGCGGGTCGCCAGCGCAGCGAGAAGGGCCAAGGCCAAAGTCGCACCTCCGCCGTATGGAAGGAAGCTGCACATGAAATGGGTTTGACGCCAA ACTCTACTTGCAGCCCTAATGCAGACACGCTGGTCCATTATCAAGCAGCGCTATGTGGACGAGCTGCAGAAGGAGCGACATGCGCAGTACGCTCAACAGCCATTCCGCTCCAACTGGGAGCACTTTGA
- the LOC108598845 gene encoding mediator of RNA polymerase II transcription subunit 12 isoform X1 has product MPKEDPFVNRAQLLKAIKKYPEIWDSNNKLHLCRSVTSPMWNEIAEQFGGHVPTVKLQSIWSQMKYHYHNLVHRQILHKDRFNTKWEHFEPMSFMYNITVAKIVGSQTAAGSAADDNELQMGEGDSAMLPTPTPPPPPLPSASHGRGRPSGSFSWLQSAATATPTPTHVPQLLEPPPAPVVYTAFTGLVPPAVVSVEASSTPMRKLGRPSSLHNSMRGKIIDAIKARPALWAGRQRSEKGQGQSRTSAVWKEAAHEMGLTPTLMQTRWSIIKQRYVDELQKERHAQYAQQPFRSNWEHFERMSFMRDMLLRKVDEREQTREHIQEMVSEQQQQHHHHHQQQQQQHHQEQQQQQHLQLSPVHMPSYRTGLGEHAQDMPIGLVGHQLPPHATLAMHHPAHAHHHAHQPLPMGVRRRVKHENDLEWDPFEMILHVHGNNESAAN; this is encoded by the exons ATGCCCAAGGAGGATCCGTTTGTGAATCGCGCTCAGCTGCTGAAGGCCATCAAGAAGTATCCAGAGATCTGGGACTCCAACAATAAGCTGCATCTATGCCGCAGTGTTACCTCGCCCATGTGGAACGAGATCGCCGAGCAGTTTGGCGGTCATGTGCCTACAG ttaaaCTGCAATCGATTTGGAGTCAAATGAAGTATCACTACCACAATCTGGTGCATCGCCAGATACTGCACAAGGATCGCTTCAACACCAAGTGGGAGCACTTTGAGCCCATGTCctttatgtataatataaCGGTAGCCAAGATAGTGGGCAGccaaactgctgctggcagcgctgccgacGACAATGAACTGCAAATGGGCGAGGGCGACTCTGCTATGCTGCCgacgccaacgccgccgccgccgccactgcccAGCGCTTCACATGGACGTGGACGTCCCAGTGGCAGCTTCAGCTGGCTGCAGTCCGCAGctacagccacgcccacgcccacacatgTGCCGCAACTGCTGGAGCCACCGCCAGCGCCTGTTGTCTATACCGCCTTTACGGGACTGGTGCCGCCCGCTGTGGTTAGCGTGGAGGCGAGCAGCACGCCCATGCGCAAGCTGGGCAGGCCCAGTTCCTTGCACAACAGCATGCGTGGCAAAATTATTGATGCCATCAAGGCACGCCCCGCTCTGTGGGCGGGTCGCCAGCGCAGCGAGAAGGGCCAAGGCCAAAGTCGCACCTCCGCCGTATGGAAGGAAGCTGCACATGAAATGGGTTTGACGCCAA CCCTAATGCAGACACGCTGGTCCATTATCAAGCAGCGCTATGTGGACGAGCTGCAGAAGGAGCGACATGCGCAGTACGCTCAACAGCCATTCCGCTCCAACTGGGAGCACTTTGAGCGCATGTCGTTTATGCGCGACATGCTGCTGCGCAAAGTGGACGAGCGCGAACAAACACGCGAGCATATTCAAGAGATGgtcagcgagcagcagcagcagcatcatcatcatcatcagcagcagcagcagcaacatcaccaggagcaacaacagcagcagcatctgcagCTTAGTCCTGTTCACATGCCGTCTTATCGCACTGGCCTAGGCGAACATGCTCAGGATATGCCAATTGGCTTGGTCGGTCATCAGTTGCCGCCGCATGCAACGCTGGCCATGCATCATCCAGCCCATGCTCATCATCATGCTCATCAGCCGCTGCCCATGGGCGTACGCCGCCGGGTCAAGCACGAAAACGATCTGGAGTGGGATCCTTTTGAGATGATACTGCATGTGCATGGCAACAATGAGTCTGCCGCCAACTAA